The DNA segment CACCGCTCTGCATACCACTGATCATCGGGATGATCTGCACTAACTGGCAAATCCACTCCATATTTAATAAAATTAGCAAAAACCGAAGATTGATTGATAGTTTGCCCGTCCGCCTGTCCAACCCATTCGGGTGGTCTATCAGCCGTTAATACCACCAAGGGTAACTCCTGGTAAAAAGCTTCAGCTATTGCAGGTGCATAATTTAACACAGCCGAACCACTTGTACATGCCAAGGCAACCGGACGTCTAAGCTGTTGGGCCATTCCCAGGGCAAAAAAACCAGCACTCCGTTCATCAACAACGGTATAACACTTTATTTCATCCATTGCATGAAAGGAAATAATAAGCGGAGCATTACGTGATCCCGGAGAGATCACCAATTCTTTTAATCCTAGCTTTACACATTGTTGTACTAATATTTGTACTATTGATTTATCTGATATTGTTTTTGTCATCTCTTATCTTAATAATATGGCCTATCACCTTCACTACAAAAGCATGATCCTGGAATATAAAAATTACACATTTACACTTCGTTCACCTTACGGATAACGTTTAACATCGTTTCTGCTTTTAGCTCCGTCTCCTGCCATTCTTTTTTTACTTCTGAACCGGATGTAATTCCTCCTCCCAAATATAAATCTACACCATCCTGCACAAACTTCATACTTCTTATATTAACAAACAACTTGATATCATGAGCCTGTATTCTCCCCACGAAACCGGCATAAAAAGAACGTTCATGTTGTTCAACCTCATGAATCACTTTCATGGATAGAGCTTTGGGCAATCCACATACTGCCGGTGTAGGATGTAAGTCATTAATAAAAGCGCCCATCCTAGTCGTCAACGAATCTGTGGGAAAAGCATATTGCGTTTTTAGATGTGACATCTTTCCGGCCACAATAGTCTCGGGTCCTTTGACCTGGGCATTCTCAATTCCATATTTAGACAAAACACCTGTTACAAAATCGGTAACAATCTGCTGTTCATCCATTTCCTTTTTGTCCCAATTACGATTTACTTGACCATTATCTTTTCTAGTACCGGCAAGGGCAACCGTGGTCCCCTGTCCTTGTTCTGCCTTAAAAAGTATCTCAGGACTCGCTCCGGTCCACAATCCAGTTTGTGGCGTATAAAACATAAAAGTATAGGCTCCCGGGTATGTCTGACTCAAGGTATCATAAAACGCTGAAGCCTTCTCTCTATCCAATGCACTATACCGCTTTATTCTGGATAAAATAGCTTTTGAAATTGCACCCGATTCAATATACTCATACAAACGAGAAAACTGATGGGTATAATCGACATAATCGGCATAAAAAGAATCCACACTATTCGTTTCAGGGCAAGCACTAATCTGCTTTATTTCATCCCAAACGCTCTTATTTACCTTAGAAGAAGTAATTTGAAGATCTATGTTCAAACATATTATTTTTGATTGCTGCAACGAAAATGGAGCAATAACAAAGGTATCGTCATTTGAAAAAACATCATTCAAATCCTTTTCTATCACTTTCTTGGATATCACTAAAACATCCTCACCTGAATGGGGTAAGTTATAAATAGCAAAGGGTATATAATGCGCAATACAATATTTCAGCAGCTCCGATTGATCGTCCTTTTCCACGCTTTGTTTCCTTTCTTATTTATCAATCCTAGCTTTCTATTTCGTAATAGAGGGTATAGTAATTCAGTCCTTTATTTTGGTCATACCCTCGTTCCACATAATCTCTGCGTCCATGAATGTACACATGAAAATTTTTATCCAACTTCAAAATGGATTTAAATGTACTTTTTTGGCCTTTAACGGCACTTTTTGATATATCAAACTCCTCCTTTAAAGGTACACTCGATTCTTGCTGATAACTTTCTTTATAATCTTTAAAAGCCTCTATCACTTCAGGCTGACCAATCACCTCATGTTCAAAATTAGCCTCATTAAAATTATCTTTGCTATTAAAAAACTCCATAGATTTGTTCAGCATATCAATCTGATCGGCACGAGCCACCTCATTATCTTTATTATACACATCATCCACAAAACCTCGGCACATCTCCATATAGTTGCGGGTAAAATAATAATTATCCTCCCGAGGTTGAAGTCCCAGAAAGTCATCTACCCAAAAGCGGGCTTCGTTACCTTTGTTAATATTGTCAATTGAGCAAATCTTATAACCTTGTTCCTGTTCTGTATTAAAGATCAAACATCCTTTATCCAGTTTCTTGATATTAATTCCCTCCTGTGTGCCTAGCTCAAAATTCTGGTCTTTCAGGTAAACCTTCAAAAAGATTTCTTTATTTTCCGATTTAAAGATACCTATGGCATTCACCAACTCTCCATCCACCACTACATTACTAAACATAGCCATGTAAAATTCACCGCCCCGGATTTTGGGGTGATTGGAGTTCTCATACAAATACTCAGCCAAATGGACAGATGAGTCGTAGAACTTTGAAGCATCTTCAAACAACATTTGGCTTGTGGAATAAACCGGGTTATTGCGAATATCTTCGGGATGAAAGAAATTATAATAAGCATCATCCTTAAATGGCTTGAAGAAATAGTTCAGTAATACATCCGAAACAATTTCATCGTCCTGCAGATGCATCAAGTCTTTTGAAAAGCGCATAGGTTCTGCCTCTGCTCTGCAACCCACTTGGTGTACCACCATTTTGTCGATGGTAGCTTGTGAAAAATCAATCATTGCTTATCATTTTTTTTAACAGCCTACAAATATAATAATTCGGGATGAACCCCACGTTTCTATGTCAAGAGATTTTATTTTCCTATTGAAAATCCGGAAATATTAATCCCCATCAACAATTCATGCTTATGTTGCTTTTGTTCAATAAGACGGGCGTAGCGGTATCCAAGTGTTAGCGGAAACAGAAACCTAAAAGCATGTATTTCTCCCCTTAGTTCAAATCCGCTGGAACTATAATTACGCTTGGCTTTTATTATCTCTCCCGAAGTATATTTAAATTCCTGATATGTACGGGAATAGTCATAAAACAAGTTAGCGGTCACCCT comes from the Saccharicrinis fermentans DSM 9555 = JCM 21142 genome and includes:
- a CDS encoding chorismate-binding protein — its product is MEKDDQSELLKYCIAHYIPFAIYNLPHSGEDVLVISKKVIEKDLNDVFSNDDTFVIAPFSLQQSKIICLNIDLQITSSKVNKSVWDEIKQISACPETNSVDSFYADYVDYTHQFSRLYEYIESGAISKAILSRIKRYSALDREKASAFYDTLSQTYPGAYTFMFYTPQTGLWTGASPEILFKAEQGQGTTVALAGTRKDNGQVNRNWDKKEMDEQQIVTDFVTGVLSKYGIENAQVKGPETIVAGKMSHLKTQYAFPTDSLTTRMGAFINDLHPTPAVCGLPKALSMKVIHEVEQHERSFYAGFVGRIQAHDIKLFVNIRSMKFVQDGVDLYLGGGITSGSEVKKEWQETELKAETMLNVIRKVNEV
- a CDS encoding nucleoid-associated protein codes for the protein MIDFSQATIDKMVVHQVGCRAEAEPMRFSKDLMHLQDDEIVSDVLLNYFFKPFKDDAYYNFFHPEDIRNNPVYSTSQMLFEDASKFYDSSVHLAEYLYENSNHPKIRGGEFYMAMFSNVVVDGELVNAIGIFKSENKEIFLKVYLKDQNFELGTQEGINIKKLDKGCLIFNTEQEQGYKICSIDNINKGNEARFWVDDFLGLQPREDNYYFTRNYMEMCRGFVDDVYNKDNEVARADQIDMLNKSMEFFNSKDNFNEANFEHEVIGQPEVIEAFKDYKESYQQESSVPLKEEFDISKSAVKGQKSTFKSILKLDKNFHVYIHGRRDYVERGYDQNKGLNYYTLYYEIES